The genomic window ACTTGGACGAGGCGGCGTATTTGAGCATCGTGCAGGGCAAGACCGCCGAACTGTGCAGCGTGGCTTGTCGCCTGGGTGCCGCCTACGCAGGGGCCGACGAAGTCACGGTGGAGCGACTGTCGAACTACGGTGACGCGTTGGGCATCGCTTTTCAGATTGCCGATGACTTCCTGGATCTGTGGGGCGACAGCGACCAGACCGGCAAGACCCTGGGCACCGATCTGTGGCAAGGCAAGATGACGCTGCCGCTGATTCGCTTGCTGCAGACCAGCGACGCGGCCCAGCGAGAGACCATTTTGCAGATCCTCTCCGGACCGGCCGCAGACCGCTTGCCGGCGATCACCCCGCTGTTGGCTGCCAGCGATGCCCGGGATTACACCCGCCGGCGGGCTCAGGAGTTTGTCGACACAGCCTTGGCCGCGATCTCCTCGCTGCCCGACTCGCCCGCCCAGGCGATGCTGCAAAAACTGGCTCGGTTCGCCATCGATCGCCGCTTCTAAGCACCCATCTAACGACGCTTCCAAGCACAGCGAACCTTCCTCGCTCGACCCTCGCCGGCCCGTGCTTTCTTGTCGGCCGGTGCAAGCTCCGCCGAGTTCGGCTCAGAAAACACTTGATACCCTAGCCTCGGGCGGCAAAGATATAATCCGCGAGAGGGGCGAGTCCATTTGGTAACAAGAGAGTGGCTGGAGCTTGTTTCATGAAATTGGGCAGACCGATTGACCAGCAGCGGCTCTCCAGCGTGATCCAGCGTTTCCAGCGAGAGCATCAATGCGGCCGCCGGCCTCCGCTGGGCGTGCTATTAGCGGAAGTCTCCGATGCCGAGAAACCGGCATTGTTTCGCGAGCTATTGTCTGTCGAATTATGGAGTTTGCGAGCGGCGGGCGGCAATCCTTGTCAGGAAACCTATCTGCATCAATACGCGGACTACTCTGACATCATCCGAGAGTTGTTTGCGGCGGTTGGCTCTTTTACGGTGTCGATGAATGCGACGACTTCGCAGACCAGCAGCAGCGATAGCAGCTTGGTGGAATGCGTGTTGTCCGAATCGGGCTGGCCACAACTGCAACGCTACCGTTTGCTGGAACGGTTGGGTAAGGGCGGTTTTGGCGAGGTTTGGCGAGCCTTTGACGAACAGGACCAGCGGTATGTCGCTATCAAGGGGCCGCGTACGGATTGCGTGGTCACGCCTGGCCGCGTCGAAAAATTCCTTGCCGAAGCTCGCCGGACGCGCGAGGTCAACATAGCGGGGCTTGTCCGAGTTTTGGATGTCGTCCATGGCGACGGCCCATCGGGTAATCGATCGGTATGCTTCATCGTGATGGAGTTGATGGAGGGCGGCTCCTTGGCGGATCGGATATCCCAGGCCAGTCGTCGTCAAGCCATCCATTGGCTGGCCCAGGTGGCGGATACGCTGGCGGAGTTGCATCGTCATGGCATCGTGCATCGCGATGTCAAACCTGAAAATATTCTGTTCGACAAAAAGAACCGGCCGTATTTGTCGGACTTCGGCTTGGCCGCCACCGAATCCGAGCAGTTGGCCGAACGCCCCGGGTTATTGGGGACGGCCGCATATATGTCGCCCGAGCAAGCTCGTGGAACGCATGTCGATCGGCGGGCGGATATCTACAGTTTGGGCGTGGTGCTGTACCGCATTCTCGCTGACGATCGGTTTCCTTATCTTGCCAACAACCGCCAAGAATTGCTCGATCAACTGCTCGACGATCGCGTTGTCCCGCGGGCCCTGCCCGATACGGTCCCGGCGCGGTTGGTGCGGGTTTGCGAGCGATGTATCGCCAAGCCCGTTTCTCAGCGATATCGCTCGGCGAAACAACTCGCCTGGGATCTGCGGGCCTGGCGCGACCGGTTCCGCAATCGAGCCGTCCTGGCCGTGCTTGGCGTGTTGTTAATAACAGGGACCGTCGCTGCAGCCTACTCAACCTTTGTCCTGAGCCGTCCGCCAGCGACGCTGGTAACGGTTGCCCCATCACAGCCCCAGTCGCAACTCGAGCCACGCCTGCACGAGGGCGAAGTGTTGGCGATGTTACCGATGGCAGCGGTCACCGAAGCCTCGGTCCGTCCGCATCGGGCGCTCCCGGTCGACCAAGTCGTATGGCCCTATAACGAGGGGACCGATTGGTCGGTGACCGATCGGGGAAACACCCTGCAGGTATCGACCAATCACACGTCCCTGATTGGCGTGGGGCAATTGCGGAAGGGCCAAGACCTAACCTTCGAGTTCGATCTGGAACAGCTGAATTGGACGGGCATGGCCGGCGTGTTCGTCGGACACCGCAAAAAAGATGATCAACGAATGCGATTCGAAGTGATCGAACTGAGAAACTACGATACTCACTTTGAGTGTTTGAGGGCCATCCGTGAGTACCAACGCACGCCGGATGGGTTGGGCGATTTTCAGTTGGCCCGAGCTCGGATTCCTCCGCCGCGAGGTCCGCAAACGATGACGCTGAAAATCAAGGCCGGGCGGATTGACGAAGTGCGTTGGGGGGGCGAGCCGTTGCCTGCACTAGTGCAAATTTCCCCTCGCGACGCCCGGCACGTCGAAGATTGCCGAGGCGAGATCGGTTTCTTTAATCTGAACTCCTCCGCCGCATTTTCACACCTCAAACTAGATCACACGCCGTTCCGAATGCAGCGGCCGGACACCAAAGACAATTTCTGAATCGATCGGTCACCCTGATCTTACCTCTTGCCTAAAGGAAACATGTATGGACATCCTAAGCCCCATCATCGGGTTCGCCGTTGGCGCTATCGTAATGTTGATCATTTGGAAACTTCAGCAAGGCAACTACGCAACCTTGGGTACGATATCGCCAGGAGATGTTACCTGTTACGCGGGCGGCACGATGTTAAAGGTGCCGTATACGATCCTTAACGGACCGGCCACTGAAGTCCGGGCGATGACCTACAATTCAACAGCGGGTACGCCCCAGTTTGAGGACGCGACGGAGTACACTTCCAACCCCATCCATTTGCCCTATTCGGCAAGCTCATCGCATGATCGGGTGGCTTTGTTCGCGGCATTTCCCGGCCCATTGTCAAGTGCCGCGCTCCCGGATCCCAGCAGCTGTAGCTCCGGTGGAGGTTCGGGAAGTTCACTAGCTTACAACCGCCGTTCTGTTCTGCCGTGATTACAGACGATGAGTACTCGCGTCTAGAATCGCTCGAAGGCAAGCTGTCCTCTCGTGAGGGACGCTGCTTGGCCGAATTTGCGGCCACCGTTGCGTGCGAGCATGCGATCGTGGAATTGGGCTCGTTTAAAGGCAAAAGCGCCTGCTACTTGGGCGTCGGCAGTCGGGACGGCTTTCAAGCCCCCGTCTACGCGGTCGATCTGTGGGACCTGCACGACTGGGAGGAGTACGCCGCGAGCGAGGTGTTTGCGACATGGCGCCAGCAGGTTTCGCAACTGGACGTCAGCCAACTTGTCACGCCGATACGCTGTGACTCGGCCATCGCCGGCCGGCTCTTTGCGCTCGATGTGGGGTTGTTGTTTATCGACGGAAATCACCGTTTCGAAGCGGTTCAGCAGGATTTTTTTGCTTGGCAATCGAAGGTCATTTCCGGAGGCGTGGTTGCGTTTCATGATTACGCCAACCCGCAACACGGCGAGGGGGTCCGACGATTTGTCGACCAGTTCGTGGCCCCATCACAGCATTGGGCTGAGGGTGAAGTGATCGATTCGATGTATGTCACTCGCCGCTTGACGCCACAAGATGTGACTGAAACCGCGACCGACACCCCTTCGCCGGCGGCCGAATCCTGGACGTTTGTTGCCAACGACGAACTGCGTGAACAGCTGCGGATGCGGCCACCCCAGTACGGACTTGATTTATCACTGATCGTCCCTCGCCGTGAGCAGGATGGTATCTACGTCGACACGCACAGTCCGCACTACGCGCCGTTGCAGCAAAAGTACCAGCACGCACCGCAGAGTCCGCCACTGCTCGATCGCGTCGACATCATGTGCCGGTACTGTCCGTTGGGCGCGACGTGTTGCTTTCCGCGACATTCGGCCGAGGAGCGAGATGAAATCTTGCATTCCAGCGACCGCGCCTCCTGGTGCCAGACCGGTGCCTGGGGTGGCGAGGTGGATTTTGTTTATCCCTATATCATTTCCGAAGCCCGCGGCGAGGAACTGAGGTATTCGCTGCGAAGTCTGGAAGCAAACTACGTGGGCACGCCGCGAGTGTGGCTGATCGGTGACAAGCCCGATTGGTACCAGGGCAATCATGTCCCCCACCAACGTTTGAGCCCGCGGAGTCATCTTGCTCGGCTGGACCGAGCGGCCAAGATGCGGCTCCTGCTAAAGCAACGCTCGATCGCCAATGAGTTTGTGTGGATGATGGATGACCTCTATTTTCTTCAGCCCGTGACGTTGCAGGAGCTCCGCTGGCGCTGGAAGCGAGCCGACATGGACGCGGCGCGACTGGCGACGTTCAAGCCGAAGAACGCTTGGCAGACCGAAAAACTGTGGACCTGGCAGGCGCTGAAAAAAGCCGGCCGGCCGCTGGATGATCAGAGCACGCACATGCCTTTGGTCTATGAGAAAAACAAGCTGCGGCGGTTGCTGAAGAAATATCGACTGGCGGTCAATCCACTGGTCGATGACACCCTATACCTGAATGAATACGCAACCTATTTGCCGCGCGATGTGAGCGAGGTGTTGTACATCGAAGCGGGCCAGCCGTCCGCAGAAAAAATTCGTCAGCGTGCCAAGCCGGCGTTGATCATGAATCACGTCGACGATGCTTACACCCCGGCAATGCAGAAGGTGTTGGCGGAGTGGTTTCCCGAAAGGTCGCGTTGGGAGCGGTAGGGACGTGCAATGAATCACTGCAGCATTTGTAATTGCCCCTCTCCTTAATCCTCTCCCCCGCTATTCGCTTCGCGGCGGGGGAGAGGAGACCATAGGCCAGTGATTCATTTCACGTCCCAACTGCCTAGCCGCCCGCCATCCCGGCGGCGATCGCTTGTTCCAGGTCGGACTGCAGATCGGCGGCCGCTTCTAACCCGACGCTGATGCGGATCAGGCCGTCGCTGATGCCGAATCGCTCGCGGTCGGCAGCGTCGTAGCTGGCGTGTGACATCGATGCCGGCTGTTCGATCAGCGATTCCACCGCGCCCAAGCTAACGGCCAGATGAAACAACTTGGTGGCTTCACAAACTCGCGCGGTTTGTTGGAAGTCGCCTTCCAGTTCAAAGCACAGCATCGTGCCAAAGCCGGAGAATTGGCTGTCTGCCAAGCCATGCTGGGGATGCGACGGAAGCCCGGGATACAAGACGCGGCGAACCTGCGGATGCTGCTCCA from Roseimaritima ulvae includes these protein-coding regions:
- a CDS encoding serine/threonine-protein kinase, with the translated sequence MKLGRPIDQQRLSSVIQRFQREHQCGRRPPLGVLLAEVSDAEKPALFRELLSVELWSLRAAGGNPCQETYLHQYADYSDIIRELFAAVGSFTVSMNATTSQTSSSDSSLVECVLSESGWPQLQRYRLLERLGKGGFGEVWRAFDEQDQRYVAIKGPRTDCVVTPGRVEKFLAEARRTREVNIAGLVRVLDVVHGDGPSGNRSVCFIVMELMEGGSLADRISQASRRQAIHWLAQVADTLAELHRHGIVHRDVKPENILFDKKNRPYLSDFGLAATESEQLAERPGLLGTAAYMSPEQARGTHVDRRADIYSLGVVLYRILADDRFPYLANNRQELLDQLLDDRVVPRALPDTVPARLVRVCERCIAKPVSQRYRSAKQLAWDLRAWRDRFRNRAVLAVLGVLLITGTVAAAYSTFVLSRPPATLVTVAPSQPQSQLEPRLHEGEVLAMLPMAAVTEASVRPHRALPVDQVVWPYNEGTDWSVTDRGNTLQVSTNHTSLIGVGQLRKGQDLTFEFDLEQLNWTGMAGVFVGHRKKDDQRMRFEVIELRNYDTHFECLRAIREYQRTPDGLGDFQLARARIPPPRGPQTMTLKIKAGRIDEVRWGGEPLPALVQISPRDARHVEDCRGEIGFFNLNSSAAFSHLKLDHTPFRMQRPDTKDNF
- a CDS encoding class I SAM-dependent methyltransferase, whose translation is MITDDEYSRLESLEGKLSSREGRCLAEFAATVACEHAIVELGSFKGKSACYLGVGSRDGFQAPVYAVDLWDLHDWEEYAASEVFATWRQQVSQLDVSQLVTPIRCDSAIAGRLFALDVGLLFIDGNHRFEAVQQDFFAWQSKVISGGVVAFHDYANPQHGEGVRRFVDQFVAPSQHWAEGEVIDSMYVTRRLTPQDVTETATDTPSPAAESWTFVANDELREQLRMRPPQYGLDLSLIVPRREQDGIYVDTHSPHYAPLQQKYQHAPQSPPLLDRVDIMCRYCPLGATCCFPRHSAEERDEILHSSDRASWCQTGAWGGEVDFVYPYIISEARGEELRYSLRSLEANYVGTPRVWLIGDKPDWYQGNHVPHQRLSPRSHLARLDRAAKMRLLLKQRSIANEFVWMMDDLYFLQPVTLQELRWRWKRADMDAARLATFKPKNAWQTEKLWTWQALKKAGRPLDDQSTHMPLVYEKNKLRRLLKKYRLAVNPLVDDTLYLNEYATYLPRDVSEVLYIEAGQPSAEKIRQRAKPALIMNHVDDAYTPAMQKVLAEWFPERSRWER